A section of the Desulfuromonas sp. genome encodes:
- the hemH gene encoding ferrochelatase: MDSEKPIGLVLLNMGGPDSLEAVEPFLYNLFSDRDLIQLPLGALLQKPFARMISHFRAKHVAENYRNIGGASPLLHWTGRQAEGIARELGEAFRPYVAMRYWHPTAEETLRRMAADGIERAVVVSMYPHYTGATTGSSVKDFRRTASRVYPELTFSVVEQWYDWPAYLDALAHQVNEGLNQFHELMRDGVQIFFSAHALPQKFIDRGDPYLEHVMETVRGVMERVGERPWHIGFQSRSGPVKWMEPGTEEVLDQLASDGHEAVLMVPISFVSDHIETLQEIDVEYRDHAHGRGIRSFGRSPSLNDHPLFISAMADLVRSNLEDGA; encoded by the coding sequence ATGGATTCTGAAAAACCGATCGGCCTCGTCCTGCTCAACATGGGCGGCCCCGACTCCCTCGAGGCGGTCGAGCCTTTCCTCTATAATCTCTTTTCCGACCGCGACCTGATCCAGCTGCCCCTCGGCGCCCTGTTGCAGAAGCCTTTCGCCCGGATGATCTCCCACTTCCGGGCCAAGCACGTGGCGGAGAACTACCGCAACATCGGCGGGGCCTCCCCGCTGCTGCACTGGACGGGTCGCCAGGCCGAGGGGATCGCCCGGGAACTGGGCGAGGCGTTCCGCCCCTACGTGGCGATGCGCTACTGGCACCCTACCGCCGAGGAGACCCTTCGCCGGATGGCGGCCGACGGCATCGAGCGCGCCGTTGTGGTCTCCATGTATCCCCACTACACCGGCGCCACCACCGGCAGCAGCGTCAAGGATTTTCGCAGAACCGCCTCCCGTGTTTATCCGGAGTTGACGTTTTCCGTCGTCGAGCAGTGGTACGACTGGCCCGCCTATCTCGATGCTCTGGCGCACCAGGTCAACGAGGGGCTGAACCAGTTCCACGAATTGATGCGCGACGGGGTGCAGATCTTCTTTTCCGCCCACGCCCTGCCCCAGAAGTTCATCGATCGCGGCGATCCCTATCTGGAGCACGTGATGGAGACTGTTCGGGGCGTGATGGAGCGGGTCGGAGAGCGCCCCTGGCACATCGGCTTCCAGAGTCGCAGCGGTCCGGTCAAATGGATGGAGCCGGGGACCGAGGAGGTGCTCGATCAGCTGGCTTCGGACGGCCACGAGGCGGTGTTGATGGTGCCCATCTCCTTCGTCTCGGACCATATCGAAACCCTTCAGGAAATCGATGTGGAGTACCGCGATCACGCCCATGGCAGGGGCATCCGCTCATTCGGGCG
- a CDS encoding nitronate monooxygenase family protein, which yields MKPLTIGKHTVPFPLVQGGMGVRISAGNLAGHVARCGGIGLIATAGISLNSPHYDGKNFFTADPLALKDEIRKAYEIAPDGVVGTNCMVAVTNYNEIVRASCEAGAKVIVSGAGLPMNLPELTAEWPDVALVPIVSSVKAAELIVRKWKKGFDRFPDAVVVEDPDTAGGHLGEKLEKIGSGDYDQYATVRGVKAYFREKWQVEVPVIAAGGVWDRADLLHALEQGSDGVQMASRFVCTEECDASDAFKQTYLDCRQEDIGLIMSPAGLPGRAIKGNIEQVRQRDVDLGVKCPSGCLKKCTYKAGQERFCIVHALDRAQRGDVETGLVFCGTNAWKADRITTVQEIFDELFASGTATAAVNS from the coding sequence ATGAAGCCCTTGACCATTGGAAAACATACTGTCCCCTTCCCTCTTGTTCAGGGGGGGATGGGAGTTCGCATCTCCGCGGGCAACCTCGCGGGGCACGTGGCCCGCTGTGGCGGAATCGGCCTGATCGCCACCGCCGGCATCAGCCTCAACAGCCCCCATTACGACGGCAAGAACTTTTTCACTGCAGACCCCCTGGCGCTCAAGGACGAGATCCGCAAGGCCTATGAAATCGCTCCGGACGGCGTCGTCGGGACCAACTGCATGGTGGCGGTGACCAACTATAACGAGATTGTGCGGGCGTCCTGCGAGGCCGGAGCCAAGGTTATCGTCAGCGGCGCCGGTCTTCCCATGAACCTGCCCGAGTTGACCGCCGAGTGGCCGGATGTGGCCCTGGTGCCCATCGTCTCCTCGGTCAAGGCCGCCGAACTCATCGTTCGCAAGTGGAAGAAGGGTTTCGATCGGTTTCCCGACGCCGTGGTGGTGGAAGACCCCGATACCGCCGGCGGGCATCTCGGTGAAAAGTTGGAGAAGATCGGCTCCGGAGATTACGACCAGTACGCCACGGTGCGGGGGGTGAAAGCCTATTTCCGGGAGAAGTGGCAGGTCGAGGTGCCGGTCATCGCCGCCGGGGGCGTCTGGGACAGGGCGGACCTTCTTCACGCTCTGGAGCAGGGCAGCGACGGGGTTCAGATGGCCAGTCGCTTTGTTTGCACCGAGGAATGCGACGCATCGGATGCCTTCAAGCAGACGTATCTCGACTGCCGGCAGGAGGATATCGGCCTGATCATGAGCCCTGCCGGACTTCCCGGGCGGGCCATCAAGGGAAACATCGAGCAGGTCCGTCAGCGGGATGTCGATTTGGGCGTCAAGTGTCCCTCCGGTTGCCTGAAGAAGTGTACCTACAAGGCGGGCCAGGAGCGCTTCTGCATCGTCCACGCCCTCGACCGCGCCCAGCGCGGCGATGTGGAGACCGGCCTGGTTTTCTGCGGAACCAACGCCTGGAAGGCCGACCGGATCACCACGGTGCAGGAGATATTCGACGAACTTTTCGCCTCCGGGACGGCCACAGCGGCCGTCAACTCCTGA
- the hemE gene encoding uroporphyrinogen decarboxylase has protein sequence MSEYTFLKACWGQPTDYVPVWLMRQAGRYLQCYKDVRAKGGGTFLDLCKDPARAAEVTIQPIDILNADAAILFSDILTPIEPMGMALDFVPGPVFEKPIRTAADVDALVVPEDMAEAVPYVPAIIKRLRVAFEGRVPLIGFGGAPFTLACYMVEGKGSKDFASLKEMMYADFPLYDALMKKVTEMDRRYLNMQIEAGAQAIQIFDTWGGLLAPHDFERYILPYVKQLIDGLNRDGIPVIYFVKNGGTMLELVKEAGADVLGLDWHVNLGKARDILGDDVAVQGNLDPTVLYAPKPYIEKEVQRILDENAGRPGFIFNLGHGILPTVPPENAIHMVECVHRLSRK, from the coding sequence ATGTCCGAATACACCTTTCTCAAGGCCTGCTGGGGCCAGCCGACCGACTACGTTCCCGTCTGGCTCATGCGTCAGGCCGGCCGCTATCTTCAATGCTACAAGGATGTGCGCGCTAAGGGCGGCGGCACCTTTCTCGACCTTTGCAAGGACCCGGCCCGGGCGGCGGAAGTCACCATCCAGCCTATCGACATTCTGAACGCAGATGCGGCGATCCTCTTCTCCGACATCCTCACCCCCATCGAGCCGATGGGGATGGCCCTCGACTTCGTGCCGGGGCCGGTCTTCGAGAAGCCGATCCGCACCGCCGCCGACGTCGACGCCCTCGTCGTGCCCGAGGACATGGCCGAGGCGGTTCCCTACGTGCCGGCGATTATCAAGCGCCTGCGCGTCGCCTTTGAGGGGCGGGTGCCGCTGATCGGCTTCGGCGGGGCCCCCTTCACCCTCGCCTGCTACATGGTCGAAGGGAAGGGGAGCAAGGACTTCGCCTCCCTCAAGGAGATGATGTACGCCGACTTCCCCCTCTACGACGCCCTGATGAAGAAGGTCACCGAGATGGACCGGCGCTACCTCAACATGCAGATCGAGGCCGGGGCCCAGGCGATCCAGATCTTCGACACCTGGGGCGGGCTGCTGGCTCCCCACGATTTCGAGCGCTACATCCTCCCCTACGTCAAGCAGCTCATCGACGGCCTGAACCGCGACGGCATCCCGGTCATCTACTTCGTCAAGAACGGCGGCACCATGCTCGAACTGGTCAAGGAAGCCGGCGCCGACGTACTCGGCCTCGACTGGCACGTCAACCTCGGCAAGGCCCGCGATATCCTCGGCGACGACGTGGCGGTGCAGGGCAACCTCGATCCGACCGTCCTCTACGCGCCGAAGCCTTACATCGAGAAAGAGGTGCAGCGCATCCTCGACGAGAACGCCGGCCGCCCCGGCTTCATTTTCAATCTCGGCCACGGCATTCTGCCGACGGTGCCGCCGGAGAACGCCATCCACATGGTCGAGTGCGTACACCGGCTCAGCCGCAAGTAA
- a CDS encoding radical SAM protein, giving the protein MSVKEQDFIPKWIAWETTQRCNLNCVHCRCSSDMESAEGDFTTEEAYKLIDDICEVSMPVMVLSGGEPLLRKDIWEIARYGTDKGLRMCMATNGTLITDEVCQKMKEADIKMVSLSLDGSNAQVHDDFRNCPGAFEGTVRGAETLKRNGIKFLVNSSFTKRNQNDIAATFKVAKGLGATAWYMFMIVPTGRGEEIMNELISKDDYEELLAWHYEQEKHEDEILMRPTCAPHYYRVVPQMAKAEGVDFKRRSLTFSTGGGKGCIAAQTICLIDCFGNLKPCSYFHSSVGNVKQIPFKELWFNSKTFNDLRDFKKYTGKCGECEFINVCGGCRARADAVYGDYMAEEPFCNYIPARTRKRMEKEAAENAPKP; this is encoded by the coding sequence ATGTCAGTGAAAGAACAAGACTTCATCCCCAAATGGATTGCCTGGGAGACGACCCAGCGCTGCAACCTGAACTGCGTTCACTGCCGCTGCTCCTCGGACATGGAATCGGCCGAGGGGGATTTCACCACCGAGGAAGCCTACAAGCTGATTGACGATATCTGCGAGGTCAGCATGCCGGTGATGGTCCTCTCCGGGGGCGAGCCGCTGCTGCGCAAGGACATCTGGGAGATCGCCCGCTACGGAACCGACAAGGGCCTGCGCATGTGCATGGCGACCAACGGCACCCTGATCACCGACGAGGTCTGCCAGAAGATGAAGGAGGCGGACATCAAGATGGTCTCCCTCTCCCTCGACGGCTCGAACGCCCAGGTCCACGACGATTTCCGCAACTGCCCCGGCGCCTTCGAGGGGACGGTGCGCGGTGCCGAGACCCTGAAGCGCAACGGCATCAAGTTTCTCGTCAACTCCTCCTTCACCAAGCGCAACCAGAACGATATCGCCGCCACTTTCAAGGTCGCCAAGGGCCTCGGGGCGACCGCCTGGTACATGTTCATGATCGTCCCGACCGGTCGCGGCGAGGAGATCATGAACGAGCTGATCAGCAAGGACGACTACGAGGAACTGCTCGCCTGGCACTACGAGCAGGAGAAGCACGAGGACGAGATCCTCATGCGTCCGACCTGCGCTCCCCACTACTACCGCGTCGTGCCGCAGATGGCCAAGGCCGAGGGGGTCGACTTCAAGCGCCGCTCCCTGACCTTTTCAACCGGCGGGGGCAAGGGGTGCATCGCGGCCCAGACGATCTGCCTCATCGACTGCTTCGGCAACCTCAAGCCCTGCTCCTATTTCCACTCTTCGGTCGGCAACGTCAAGCAGATCCCTTTCAAGGAATTGTGGTTCAACAGCAAGACCTTCAACGATCTGCGCGATTTCAAGAAGTACACCGGCAAGTGCGGCGAATGCGAGTTCATCAACGTCTGCGGAGGCTGCCGGGCCCGGGCCGACGCGGTCTACGGCGACTACATGGCCGAGGAGCCGTTCTGCAACTACATCCCGGCTCGCACCCGCAAGCGCATGGAAAAAGAGGCCGCGGAGAACGCGCCGAAACCGTAG